The Anas acuta chromosome 2, bAnaAcu1.1, whole genome shotgun sequence genomic interval CGAGCTGAGTGACGGCATCGCAGTGCTGGTGGGGAGCAATGACAGAGTGCAAGGGATAGTCACACAGCTGGAGGAGACCTGCAAGACGGTTGAGGTAAGTAGCACGCTTTCCTGTGCAGTTATGTCAGAGTGGAGTTGCATCTTTTAAACTTTTGGTGGTAATGATCATTCTACACTACATCTCACCTTACCCAAATGGATTCCCACATTGTTCTGCCaaatctgtgtgtttttgtaGGACTAGCTGTAGTACCTCATCCAAAGGGTATAtcctgctcagcaccctgcctcTGGCACTGACCACTGACTACTGACCACTTTGACTGATGACAAAGAGTAAAATAATCCATGTCAACATGTCTTGTTCAGCATTCTTAGTTGCATAGGTTGTAACTgaagataaaagcagaaatgccATCAACTCTTAGTTCATTTAACATCTCAGCTCAAGTGCTAGAACTGTAGAAGACCAGTATTAGTCTTGACTGATTCTGAGGAGAACCTCAGTCTCAGACACAGGGTAGCCTCAGCTTAGCTCCCAAGTATGTCAATTAACTCTTTCATTGTTTACTTTGCCTCCTGTGCAGTAGTTTTTTAATATACTCATATTGTCCTTTAAGGAATCCTGTTGTGTTGCTCATGTGTGGGTCAAGTTTGGGTTCTTACTGTGAGTTTGGATTTTCAGGTAAAGGTCTTTCTCTGACAAAGCTGGAATTGGTTTTGTGTCATTCAATAGCAGAAGTGGCTTTCATTTCCTCCAAGAGGTTTGCACCaacaaagcaaatataaatTTCAGTTCTGACCAATTTGAGCATCACAGAGTAATAGGCTGAAAGCAGCTCATATGAATTGATTTTATGATCAGAGTTTGATGAAGCATCTAGTGAAGAAGTCGCATCCCTCTCAGCCCAATTAGAATTCTATTGACCCTTCAGAGCTGGAGCAGAAAAGGGAAACTGCAGTGAAAAAGAAGATAATCCAAGATGTATAGATTCTAAATGGGAGCAAAAATTGATTCCACTATCTACGTACACAATTAATGAAGGTTCCTATTTCCTCAGagcaagaaagagcagaaaatgtcCGAGTTTGGTTCAAAGAACATAAAACCATTAGCCCAAATAAATGAGAGAGTGTTAGCAGCAGAGTCAGAACTTTGTAGTCAGGAAGCCTTCATATTGCAAGGATGAAATTGGCTGCTATCAGGACTTTGCAGACAGAAACAAGCCTTTCAAGTAGGTTAACTGCAGAAATTTAAATGATACAAAAGTAAGAGCTTATGCTCATTTAAGTTGAACTAGCTGATATAGAAACAAAACTTCAAACATCATCTGAAGTATGGAGAAAACACTGtgctaaaaatacttaaaaaatacaacagcTTCTGAAACTAGCTTCCTCAGAGTCATCCACTCAGTTTAAAGCCTAACCTTTAAACTCGAAGCCCAGAGAAAGTACAGCCATTTTACCTTCAGATGTTTAACAGGCTTTTCACCTTTAAAGTCAGAGATTGCAGAAAATAGATCTTAGAGCTTACCTTGGCACTTCCATGTTACGTTTCAAGCAAATCACATTTCCTACCATACAACAGCTTTGTCTGAATTGACATCAGTTTGTCCTTGAAGATGAAAAGCTACATCTGGAGCTGAGAAATGTGCACACGTGGAAGTAATGCTCATAATCCAGGATTGTCTCTTCTCTCTTTACTTAATGCTTTGAGGAGAACAATAAGTGTCTGCTCCAGCAGAAAATACatgatcatttttcttttagctggAGTATGCAATAGCCTACAGTTCTATATTTAGCTATTGCTCCTATCCAAGactaaaaaaagagaagaaacaaacaaacaaaaacacctgaTTAATACTAATATAGCTTTTTAGCTGTTTGAAAGCTTTACCAAGTCCACATATTATGCTGAACACAAAcaagataaaacagaagaacataaaatagtaaatattGAAAAAGTTTAGTTCTGTAAAAACAAGAGTCagataatgaaggaaaaaatacagtgtcTTTTTCAAATGCTAATAGCATAGACAGGCAACACAGATACTTCAGAACAAGCAGTGAAActcatgttctttctttctcttgtagttgtgcttaaaaaaaaaaaaaaaaaaaaagctaagtttttttttagaacgGAAAGTCATGTATTTATTAACCTTTTTTATTACTCAGAATCTGATTAGGATAATTCTATCACACAGAGGCTTAGTAAGGGTacattttatacagaaaagatagtactcagaaatatttcagcatttgcaGTTAAGAACCAGCTTTGTACTCTCCCACTTGAAGTTCACAACTCTGTAATATCTGCTGGCAGGAGATATTATGTATTAGAGGTTAGAGATTGGGAAGAACTTCTCAGGGCACCCTGATATCACTCTGTGTCTCTTCTTCCCCTAATACTTGTCCGATATCAAATGTTGCAAATAGCACACACCTGTCCTGAAATTTAGGCTGTTTAAAAAGTGATCTGAGTGACATTTCAGAGGAGGTCATTGTAGACTAAAATGGAGTGTGCAGCAAGAGAAAGTGCAGGATACAGAGGGATAAAGTGAGGAAAGGAgtgaaagaggagaggaaggttATCTGAGGTCTGAACAATAGAATGACACCCAGAAATTGTGTCTCACGTGGTTCAAAAATTCCTTATCCCCACCCTATAATTCACTCATGAGAGGAATTTCTCTAAAATGCCAAGGACCGCTAGGAGGACAGGTCATGACTGAACCCACCATGAGTTTTAAATTAGGAGTTCCTGTTTTGCCTACTCTTCCTCATTGGGAAGCAGAGGTAGATACTTGAGCCAATACAAGATCTGTATGTGCTCCTCATCGTGCAACCCAGGCTGTGATATTTGGCCATATATCCATCTTTGAAAGGCCTTCTCCTTTGAACAATACAGAGCAGACCATCTCCAGCTCTTAGGAAAGAGCTCTGGCTgaaactcaagaaaaaaaagtggtcaAATATGTGAATAATACCACTTCCAAAAGTACTGTGGGGTTGTTAATAACCCTGTGCTGCCAGGACCTCAGCTTTATGCCTCGAGGGATGAAGAAGAGGAATTGATTCAGCCTCAGTTCCCGAGAAAGAGATTAAAACAACCACCCCCATCCACAACCAGATATAACCACAATAAGGATATGCCCATCTACATGCCCCAGGGCACTGAGATGAGTCAAGTGCTTCTTCTTGGTAGGCCTCAGACATTACTGATAACCTGTCTCCACTTTCCTCCCCGTAAATCCTCCCTTGCAAGTGCAGTGTGTTCTTCTTAGAGAGTGTACAATGAAGCAGTCATCAAACCCACCTTCCTTACTTGGTGAAATACGCTGTGTTGTCTGGGTAGAAGGACAGTAAAAGTGTCTTGGAAAATGATGTGAAAATCAATGCTTGAAGGTAGGGTTGGGACCTGGCTCCTCCTCCTTGTCTTTGTGCTTTTGTCGCACACCATTTTCTCCGTGGTACCTCTACCTCATTCAGTGCACAGTAAATGGAATATAATGGACACCTGCTGTCAAAACAGAGTCTAAAAGGGCTTATGTAAAAATCAAGCCTAAGCAAGAAAGTTCcaggtagaaaaagaaaattctccaGAACTGCTTTGAGATGATCTCTCCTTTCAAAAACGTTCTGTTCGTGCAAATGAACCCAGCTGCTACTATGGTgatgttttttactttttctgcagGCTTTGAAGTATCACTACAGACATCATAAATAccttttacagtttttttaGAAGGCTGACAAGTTATACAATAACCTGTTTGGGGGCTTTCAGTGGTTTGAAATCCAGAGTTTGagaacagttttaaaacttttgttCCAATAGCTTGAACTTTGAAAATTATAAAAGTCTCTGGGGTCATTCAGAATCCTTTGCACTGCTCAGAAAGAGGAATTTCTTTGATGAAAATGCTTCCAAGTAACTGTAAAAATAGAAACTCTTTTAAGAACATAACATGTTTAACATAAACCAAATGATTCACAGGAATGCTGCAGACGACAGAAAGAACAGCTGTGTGAAAAATTTGATTATCTCTATTCTGtactggaagaaagaaaaaatgagatgaCACAAATAATCACTAGAACCCAAGAGGAGAAACTGGAACATGTCCGCTCCTTGATGAAGAAGTATGCGGATCATTTGGAAGCCGTGTCAAAGCTGGTGGAATCAGGAATCCAGTTCATGGAAGAACCAGAAATGGCTGTGTTTTTGCAGGTACAAAGTCTATAAGTAGAAGCAGAAGTAGAGCAGTGGGTTTGCTGAAATACAATTTAAGCATTTTTCAATTTTAGGAGCATTCAGAATTCAGACAAACTCATTCTTTGAAAACTTGCATCAACACAGGCAAATGACTAGGCGTATTGTGAATAATATTAAAACTGAGAACGATTTTGAGTTTCCCCAAGAGAAAGcataaatgttattattttcctacatATTCTTATTGTCCCACCACtaaaacatacatatatgtgtacTTCTGTGATTTACAGCATTTTCGTTTGCATATTGACAGGGTGATTAACTTTCCAGGATTAAATATGGATGTTCTAAGTCACATTTTTATGCCTTTAcctcaaaacttttttttgttttcatactaTAAACTTAGAATAGCTGATTAGAAACCGTTAGCAGCCTGTTCACTAAACTTACTGGTGTAGAATTTCTGTCCTGCAATGTTACAGTTTCTCTGTATTACAGATTGAAAAGATCTTTcttaaacagaaagcaaaaacaaaaacaaaacaaaaaaagtcatcaaAGAATTGCTGTTGAAGAGTTCTTTCCagacaaataaaattttgtgaCTCCAGAAGTATGTTGTCATGGACTGTCATGGATATAGTTATTGTGACTAGAGGTGGTAACAGAACAATTGCttttcaccaaaaacacatacaaaaagaaaaggagtatAAAtatctctgtttcatttttgtataaATTGTTGGTATTTGCTGTCATattcagattttaatttaaaaaatcttcagtgAACTAAGAGGATTACTCAGCTGTATACTAATCACTATTCAAATCTGATCTCAGTTGTAGATGTTGTGGTTATCATTTATGAGATCCATAGTAGTGCACTTAGAAGCAGCCAGTGTAAGAACTAAATCTCAATGCATAAAGTCTCTCAGAAAATGGAACCATTTAAGAAGtccattatttcctttttgttttcacagaatgcCAAAACATTGCTACAAAAGTAAGTATTTAAACTTATGACATTTgatctttataatgaattacAAATTGGAAATTTATCTGCAAATGCAAACAACCAATCTCTCTGTTTTAGAATTACTGAAGCATCTAAAggatttcaaatggaaaaaatagagGATGGGTATGAAAATATGAACCAGTTCACTGTGAACCTCAGtagagaagaaaagataatAAGAGAAATTGATTTTGACAGAGGTAAGTCATTTATTTCACCTTAATTGCTTTCTTACATAGCAATTGTGTGTAATTTACATGATGATACAGAGCAGGAAAACTTGAGTCAGATATTTCTGTCCATCCCAAGGTTAATTACACCGTTTTGTTTCAATTATAATCAAAACCAAATATCCATCAGTTAAAAATCACATAACCTGTCAACATCCTTAATGTTATCTATTATGTTGCCTCAAGATTTTCCTAAGAGCATGATCTTTACTGCTTCCTCATGTGAAGGGACCACTACAGTaagcttttatttcagtctataaagtacttttttccccctaaaagaTGCTGTTATTGTATGGCCTGTCTGCTATAGGAAGtcattaaagaaacagaaaatttactACTAAAAATACtcctttctttagaaaatacatacacttttattttgtactaACAGAGAAATGTATCAGAAATGTGATCAAAATTCAAAATCACAGAGTTATAGAAGTAAGCAAAAATTGTCATCATCTTTcatatatttaacattttgtgATGTCACTTGTTGTGACATCATGACACGCTTAATACGTCTATGTGCTTAAGCAAAGTTGCAATCCTACATTTGACAAGGCAGCCTGAAACCCAGGCTCATCTATGCTTTACCTTACAGGGTAAGCCACAAGAAATTAATGGACGCGAATGTTTCAAATAAGCAGGCCTCTCCTATTAAAAGAGGAGAGTTCTCATCTCTTCTACTAATGGTCATCTGGATATCTCTGATTTTCTTGCTGGCTCAGGGTTCTGCTAATACATCCACATTTACCTCTGTCAGCCCAGTTAAGTCTCATGCATACGCCTGAGACTCATTCTGCTGGCACCTATCACTTACTCTCACACCACAACTCACACTAACTTCAGAGCATGTGGCTGGTCCCTACAAGAGACCCTACATGCCTGCTGCAGGTCTTGGTCTGTAAGATGGGACCCGTGGACTAGCTCTACTTGGGACTTGGGTCCATATAGCGGGACACCAGCCATGGCACCAGTCAGCAGCAGAGGATCAGATGCTGTCTCACAGGGCCGTGAACTTGCAGGGATTTGTGCTGTGAGGGGCAGTCCCTGCTCGCAGCCTCATGCCCGATTTGTCCCTGTGATCAGCCACAGCTGTGTGCACTTGCCACCTGCATGCACTTGCCAAGACCATGACCTCGTGCACCCTACCACGAGACTGGGAATGTGACACCCACCTCCTGGGGACAAGGCATTAGTAAAGCCTTGGCAATCAGGACTTCAGTCCTGCTACAGTCAGTGAGGTCCTCTGCATGCAGGGGGTGTGGAAGCAGAGATTTAACACTCTGCTTGTAGGAGAGTGTTTGCCTGCAGGCATATTTCTCCATTACAAGAGTGTTATTTGATTTGCAGATCTGCATTCCTTCTACAGTCTCAGGCAGAACCACAGCCTGTGCAAAAAGTGCAGTCAATTTGTAGGTTAATGCATCCATCTAGGTTTATTTCTCTGAACTACCAGGATGGCTCTGAATAGTATCCGATGTTTGTCTGGATGAATACCATGattatgcaaaacaaaacacattgttAGAGAGTTCCTTCTGGAAATGAGGGAGCAACCACGAATACTGACAACAGGATGTGTTGTAGGATGTACAGCCTATGGTTTGATCAAGTCTGACAGTCTGGTTTTAGGGACTGGTAAACTGGTAAAACACTGACCTGGTAAAATTCCGTATGGCCTATGTggtgtttaaaacaaataaaattgcaaGAGATACTTTTTGCCTGGTAGATTGTGCCAGACCAGTTATCCTCTCATGAAAGAATGCAGGTCCGTACTGCAAATCCCTCATGAGGATAACTGAGGAGAACAGGCCTTTCTGCCCTCCCTCCCATGGGAAGGGCTAACTTAAGACTTTAAAGCATGTGCGTTTGGTGTCCTCCCTGTTTTGATACTCCTGCTTGTGCCCCATGCAGGCTCCTCACGTCTGCCAGGGAGGTGGATCATCAATAGCTTTGCTGTGCAACTGTAAATGGCCTTTCCATTACACAAAGACTGTAGTAATCTTCACCTGGTGCTCCTTTTATACTTGTCCCCttagaggaggaggtggaagaggaagaggaggagacgGTGGATGGGGAAGATTTGGACGAAGTCCACACAGAGTCAtcgggagaggaagaggaggaagaagagaaggaagaggaggaaggggctgagAGAGCATCACAGCCACCTCAGCAGGACCCTGAACCACAGAGTGCAGCAGGCGAGCCCCCAGCCGAacctgccccagcaccacagcCTGCCCCCCCAGCTGGCCAGGTAActgcccccgctgccccgctgcactgccagctctgctgagcaGTCTGGCAGAGCCAGAAAACCCTCACCTGCAGCCCGTGGGCACTGTGTCTCAGGAGCAAGGCTAAGAGAGTCCAGGCACTGGAGAGCAAAGCTGCTTCTTGCCCTTTCACAGATGCACATGACTGTACCCGGTCCTGCGTAAAGATTGCTTGATGGGCAAAGAATTGCCTTGCTTTATAAACCAGAATATATATGGGATACAtaagatataaataaaagagattCAATTTGGGAGTTAAGCATATAATAATGGATGTTCTGCTTGCTGTGTCCTGTGTTTTAACTCAGACtaactgttataaatgaaatggttgctaaaatatttatactaaGAGAATTTGGCATTCCCAGTGGATTCAGTGAGCTTTCCACCAGCAGTTTTTAGATCATACCTCTAATCTTGTTTACCGGGAATGGCACTTACCTTCTTCTGCTCTGGTCATCCTAGGGCTATCGTCTAAGTGGATGAAGGGATATCACACACCAAGCAGAAAAGGGAACTGCTTTTAGCCTATCAACGTTACAACCTGGCAGCAAGCAGATTCAGAGTGTGAATAATTTAggccagcattttttttaaggaatgtGATTAGAATGAGGCTATATTCTAAAAGactatataaaaaaatatacatcatATGCTACTTTAGCTGCCCATAGATACAACTAATTTAGCAGATTCTGCTCTTATGCAATTTGCCCAGTGAAGTTGCTGAGTGGCTAAAACCAGCTCTGGTAGTATTTGGAGAGGCCAGTGTGAAAACAAGAGAGCAACTGGTGAATTGTTGACTACTGCAAGCTTTCCACATAAAAcgagggaaaataaatactataGATTGATTCTTGGTTTGATTTAAGAGCATACATGGGTTTGCACCAGTTGTGTGAAGATGCTCTTAAGTCAGGTTTTATCGATTTAACCAAAGTTTGTCTTCTGAAGATTTGCACTGATTCAACTAAACTTCTGTAGCATAACAGATGTACTTTTACAATCAAACAAGAATTAGACTTAAGAAAGCCTGACCACTAATGTCAAGTCCCTCACTTCTAAGGCTAAAATGGAAAAGGTAT includes:
- the TRIM55 gene encoding tripartite motif-containing protein 55 isoform X5: MPLEKLGMSTSLNYKSFSKEQQTMDNLEKQLICPICLEMFTKPVVILPCQHNLCRKCASDIFQASNPYLPTRGGTTVASGGRFRCPSCRHEVVLDRHGVYGLQRNLLVENIIDIYKQESTRPERKCDQPMCEEHEDERINIYCLNCEMPTCSLCKVFGAHKDCQVAPLTNVYQRQKSELSDGIAVLVGSNDRVQGIVTQLEETCKTVEECCRRQKEQLCEKFDYLYSVLEERKNEMTQIITRTQEEKLEHVRSLMKKYADHLEAVSKLVESGIQFMEEPEMAVFLQNAKTLLQKITEASKGFQMEKIEDGYENMNQFTVNLSREEKIIREIDFDREEEVEEEEEETVDGEDLDEVHTESSGEEEEEEEKEEEEGAERASQPPQQDPEPQSAAGEPPAEPAPAPQPAPPAGQTGSEPSPQGQAEETPVSNERGGEPARHVFSFSWLNSLNE